The proteins below are encoded in one region of Ereboglobus luteus:
- a CDS encoding peptide ABC transporter substrate-binding protein gives MAHRIFQRIFCAAAALGVFALGSCFQRERAIDSGNREQVLHRGAGPEIATLDPHLATGTSEYNILSALLEGLVTENPVDLSPEPGVAESWNVSRDGLAYTFLLRDNARWSNGDPVTAGDFVASFKRMLSPSLAADYAHFLYIIQNAEAYHKGHLEDFAQVGAVAVNERTLKITLEHPCANFLSMLNHTAFFPVHARSIETHGALADRKTDWARPGRFVGNGAFALKEWRHGQRISVEKSPTYWDAENVRLNGVVFYSFESRDAEERAFRAGQLHLTEALSPSKIDAYRRNSPGLLRVDPYLGTEFYRVNTERPFLNDVRVRRALSMAVDRKLIATQILRGVQSPAYEFVPPDAHARADGKPVPGALRHDANAARALLAEAGYPEGKGAPPVELLFNTSESHRAVAEAVQEMWRRELGLTVTLVNQENKTVLGARRTRDYQVLRSAWMADYADALSFLEVWESSSGNNHTGWSDAAFDQLLYQAARTTDKQARAALLQKAEAILLRQSPMIPLYHYSHVFLIRPSVRNWHPTLLDHHPYKTVWLEAD, from the coding sequence ATGGCTCATCGTATCTTTCAACGAATCTTTTGCGCGGCGGCGGCCCTCGGCGTTTTTGCGCTGGGCTCCTGTTTTCAGCGCGAGCGCGCCATCGACAGTGGAAATCGCGAGCAGGTTTTGCATCGAGGCGCGGGGCCGGAGATCGCGACGCTCGATCCGCACCTGGCGACGGGGACTTCGGAGTATAATATTTTGTCGGCGCTGCTCGAGGGGCTTGTGACGGAGAATCCGGTTGACCTGTCACCGGAGCCGGGCGTCGCGGAGAGCTGGAATGTTTCGCGGGACGGGTTGGCCTACACGTTTCTGCTGCGCGACAACGCACGCTGGAGCAACGGCGACCCGGTGACGGCGGGTGATTTTGTGGCGTCGTTCAAGCGCATGCTTTCGCCGTCGCTCGCCGCGGATTACGCGCACTTTTTATACATCATCCAAAACGCGGAGGCGTATCACAAGGGGCACTTGGAGGATTTTGCGCAAGTGGGCGCGGTGGCGGTTAATGAGCGCACGCTGAAGATCACGCTGGAGCATCCGTGCGCGAATTTTTTGTCGATGCTCAATCACACGGCATTTTTCCCAGTGCACGCGCGTTCGATCGAGACGCACGGCGCGCTTGCGGATCGCAAAACCGACTGGGCGAGACCGGGGCGCTTTGTCGGGAACGGCGCGTTCGCCCTCAAGGAATGGCGGCACGGCCAGCGGATATCGGTCGAAAAATCGCCGACCTATTGGGATGCCGAAAATGTGCGGCTGAACGGGGTCGTGTTTTATTCGTTCGAGAGTCGCGATGCCGAGGAGCGCGCGTTTCGCGCGGGGCAGCTTCACCTGACCGAGGCGCTTTCCCCCTCGAAGATCGACGCGTATCGTCGCAATTCGCCGGGGCTGTTGCGTGTCGATCCGTATTTGGGAACCGAGTTTTACCGCGTCAACACGGAGCGTCCGTTCTTGAACGATGTGCGAGTGCGGCGCGCGCTTTCGATGGCGGTTGACCGCAAGCTCATCGCGACGCAAATCCTCCGCGGCGTGCAGTCGCCCGCATACGAATTTGTGCCGCCGGATGCCCATGCGCGCGCGGACGGCAAGCCGGTTCCCGGCGCGTTGAGGCACGACGCAAACGCGGCGCGCGCCCTGCTCGCCGAGGCGGGTTATCCGGAGGGGAAGGGCGCTCCGCCGGTCGAGCTCCTTTTCAACACATCGGAGAGCCATCGCGCCGTGGCCGAGGCGGTGCAGGAAATGTGGCGGCGTGAGCTGGGGCTGACCGTGACGCTCGTCAATCAGGAGAACAAAACTGTGCTCGGCGCGCGCAGGACGCGCGATTATCAGGTGCTGCGCTCGGCGTGGATGGCCGATTACGCCGACGCGCTTTCGTTTCTCGAGGTATGGGAATCGTCGAGCGGAAACAATCACACGGGCTGGAGCGACGCGGCTTTCGACCAGCTGCTTTACCAGGCGGCGCGCACCACGGACAAACAGGCGCGCGCGGCGTTGCTGCAAAAGGCGGAGGCGATTTTGCTGAGGCAGTCGCCGATGATTCCGCTCTATCATTATTCGCACGTTTTTTTGATCCGGCCTTCGGTCAGGAACTGGCATCCGACCCTGCTCGACCACCATCCCTACAAGACGGTTTGGCTGGAGGCGGATTGA